Proteins from one Paenibacillus amylolyticus genomic window:
- a CDS encoding chemotaxis protein CheW, with the protein MQYINFSVGDQIFALRIDEVHEIIRMVQVTTVPFGSPEIRGFASLYGKVVSVVSLRVLLGMPDQEDTSSTRIIVVPYKGGFVPLIVDMVDSVVSYDRFEEPAEEHRRFMLGIFDKIGFCEDHRAGILNLDVLLAA; encoded by the coding sequence ATGCAATATATTAATTTTTCGGTAGGAGACCAGATCTTTGCACTACGAATTGATGAAGTTCATGAGATCATCAGAATGGTGCAGGTGACAACGGTCCCGTTTGGAAGTCCGGAGATCAGAGGTTTCGCTTCGTTATACGGTAAGGTTGTTTCGGTGGTGAGTCTACGTGTACTGTTAGGCATGCCGGATCAGGAGGACACCTCTTCCACACGTATTATTGTGGTGCCATACAAAGGAGGATTCGTACCTCTGATCGTCGATATGGTTGATTCTGTCGTCAGTTACGATCGTTTCGAGGAACCTGCTGAGGAACATCGCCGTTTCATGCTTGGCATTTTTGACAAGATCGGGTTCTGTGAAGATCATCGTGCAGGCATCTTGAACCTGGATGTATTGCTGGCAGCTTAA